In Nostoc sp. CENA543, a single genomic region encodes these proteins:
- a CDS encoding class I SAM-dependent methyltransferase produces the protein MNKKNKPDWAGESLLSNFVNLLIQTKPIYGVMKHQARQVLIKTAEKNGIPWRKNYEALQTSGAKQLLAAVTNPNVVYPDYYKVPFHAYSEGNLCWEAAFETESATYAMALRVWPQENLTWEDAHARLRGTFHDALETYGPQQVRDILDIGCSVGVSTLALHRYYQHRERYPVRTVGLDLSPHMLAVARTRDVNSEIAEWIHARAEKTGLPDNSFDLVTLQFVTHELPSYASQEIFTEARRLLRPGGYIAIVDNNPRSPVIQNLPPVLFTLMKSTEPWSDQYYTFDIEATLQKVGFLKPVTVPSDPRHRTIIAQKPM, from the coding sequence ATGAACAAAAAGAATAAGCCAGACTGGGCTGGTGAAAGTTTACTCTCCAATTTCGTTAATTTGTTAATTCAAACTAAGCCCATTTACGGTGTAATGAAACACCAAGCTAGACAAGTTCTGATCAAAACGGCTGAGAAAAATGGGATTCCTTGGCGTAAAAATTATGAGGCACTCCAAACATCAGGCGCAAAACAACTGTTAGCCGCAGTGACTAACCCAAATGTTGTTTATCCTGACTATTACAAAGTTCCTTTTCATGCTTACTCTGAGGGCAATCTGTGTTGGGAGGCTGCTTTTGAGACAGAATCAGCTACCTACGCGATGGCACTGCGGGTATGGCCGCAAGAAAACCTGACTTGGGAAGATGCCCACGCTAGACTCAGAGGCACTTTCCACGACGCTTTGGAAACATACGGCCCCCAACAAGTCAGGGATATTTTAGATATTGGTTGTTCTGTGGGTGTTTCCACTTTGGCATTACACCGTTATTACCAGCATCGAGAAAGGTATCCAGTCCGCACTGTGGGTTTAGATTTATCACCCCATATGCTGGCTGTAGCTAGAACTAGGGATGTCAATAGTGAAATCGCTGAGTGGATTCACGCCAGGGCAGAAAAGACGGGTTTACCAGATAACTCCTTTGACTTGGTAACTCTCCAGTTTGTCACCCATGAACTCCCCAGTTACGCCAGCCAGGAAATTTTCACAGAGGCCAGAAGATTGCTCAGACCAGGCGGTTATATTGCCATAGTGGATAATAACCCGCGATCGCCTGTCATCCAAAACCTCCCCCCCGTTCTCTTCACCCTCATGAAAAGCACTGAGCCGTGGAGTGACCAATATTATACATTCGATATTGAAGCAACCCTGCAAAAAGTGGGCTTCCTAAAACCAGTCACTGTCCCCAGCGACCCACGGCATAGGACGATTATTGCTCAAAAGCCGATGTAG
- the rsmD gene encoding 16S rRNA (guanine(966)-N(2))-methyltransferase RsmD, with protein MSLRIYGNRQIKTLPGQETRPTSARVREAVFNIWQGEVVGCRWLDLCTGTGSMGAEALCREASFVVGIEKSSRACAVIQQNWQQIAQENQKWQVLRGDVIQQLKHLSGQQFDKIYFDPPYASGLYQPVLEAIAHYQLLDPQGEIAVEHNPQGWTDIVIPNWEICREKVYGNTALTFYRFAE; from the coding sequence ATGAGTCTAAGAATTTACGGGAATCGCCAAATTAAAACTTTACCAGGGCAAGAAACCCGACCCACAAGCGCGCGGGTGAGGGAAGCAGTTTTTAATATTTGGCAGGGAGAAGTAGTAGGTTGTCGCTGGCTAGACTTATGCACCGGTACAGGTTCAATGGGTGCAGAGGCTTTGTGTAGAGAAGCCAGTTTTGTAGTCGGAATTGAAAAATCAAGTCGCGCCTGCGCTGTGATTCAACAAAACTGGCAACAGATAGCGCAGGAAAATCAAAAATGGCAAGTATTACGTGGTGATGTCATCCAGCAGCTAAAGCACTTATCAGGGCAGCAGTTTGACAAAATTTATTTTGACCCACCCTATGCTAGTGGATTATATCAACCTGTATTAGAAGCGATCGCTCACTATCAATTATTAGATCCTCAAGGTGAAATCGCTGTTGAGCATAATCCCCAGGGGTGGACAGATATAGTAATTCCTAATTGGGAAATTTGCCGTGAAAAAGTTTACGGTAACACTGCACTCACTTTCTACCGATTTGCAGAGTAG
- a CDS encoding DUF3370 domain-containing protein, whose amino-acid sequence MLHLLLGLIVAQSTPATPPPEEVVQPQQVRPLPGQLDAVPTFNSNSPELVLKEGILLSTFPPQGKKVPSAHLNYPFRGRFDVFAHHVARAEPPENLRSLYLGIILHNPTNQPVTVNVLQAASYLSQPDAPFIELPAFSENLLGNLFAGPGDRVMSDILRGRRQDIFPPQIVIPAGESRMLLNQPIPVKGLTPPLNGRSTLARLRSNGTVYAASLAMFAPTNTDGSERAPTLGEWQDLLNNSDVSSPRDRVPTPLEETGKPRIYGRVAGVARGTQWRAFIADSPKARYLSIPQPGQSFSYALSTLHGGTLGTDQIQSAPLLVRYPDTAYRAHGNYAIQYSLKLPLYNNTSTAQTVNVSIQTPIKEDKLTQPGLRFFTTPARQVFFRGSVRIRYKDDNGRPQTNFIHLVQRRGQPGQPLAVLNMKTGDRSLVEVDFLYPPDATPPQVLTVTTQASKSSQ is encoded by the coding sequence ATGTTGCATTTATTACTCGGTTTAATCGTTGCCCAATCAACTCCGGCTACACCACCACCAGAAGAAGTTGTCCAACCCCAACAAGTGCGCCCGTTACCAGGACAACTGGATGCAGTGCCAACTTTTAATAGCAATAGTCCCGAATTAGTATTAAAAGAAGGGATTTTGCTTTCGACTTTTCCACCACAGGGTAAAAAAGTCCCATCAGCGCATTTGAATTATCCTTTTCGCGGTAGGTTTGATGTGTTTGCTCATCACGTTGCACGAGCTGAACCGCCGGAGAATTTGCGCTCATTATATTTAGGGATAATTTTACATAACCCTACAAACCAGCCTGTTACAGTCAATGTGTTGCAAGCTGCAAGTTACTTAAGTCAACCAGATGCGCCGTTTATTGAGTTACCTGCTTTTAGTGAAAATTTGTTAGGTAATTTATTCGCAGGGCCAGGCGATCGCGTCATGTCTGATATCTTAAGAGGACGCAGACAAGATATTTTTCCTCCCCAAATCGTGATTCCAGCCGGGGAAAGTCGAATGTTACTCAATCAACCAATCCCCGTCAAAGGACTGACACCACCCCTCAACGGTCGCTCAACTTTGGCACGACTACGCAGTAATGGTACAGTCTACGCAGCTAGTTTGGCGATGTTTGCCCCTACTAATACTGACGGGAGTGAACGCGCCCCAACTTTAGGAGAGTGGCAAGATTTATTAAATAATAGTGATGTCTCTAGTCCCCGTGATAGAGTCCCCACACCTTTAGAAGAAACAGGTAAACCGCGCATCTATGGCAGAGTGGCTGGGGTTGCACGAGGAACGCAATGGCGCGCTTTTATCGCTGATAGTCCTAAAGCTAGATACCTAAGTATTCCCCAACCAGGACAGTCATTTTCCTATGCCCTTAGCACCCTACATGGTGGCACATTGGGAACAGACCAAATTCAAAGCGCGCCGCTTTTAGTGCGTTATCCTGATACCGCTTATCGGGCGCATGGAAATTACGCGATTCAGTATAGTTTGAAGTTACCGTTATACAATAATACTTCTACCGCCCAAACGGTAAACGTATCAATTCAAACGCCAATTAAAGAAGACAAATTAACACAACCAGGACTGCGATTTTTTACCACACCTGCCCGTCAAGTCTTCTTTAGAGGTAGTGTGAGAATACGATACAAAGACGATAACGGCCGTCCTCAAACTAACTTTATTCACTTAGTACAAAGAAGAGGTCAGCCAGGACAACCACTAGCTGTATTAAACATGAAAACAGGCGATCGCTCTCTAGTAGAAGTAGACTTTCTCTATCCCCCAGATGCCACACCCCCGCAAGTATTAACAGTCACAACTCAGGCTTCTAAGAGTAGTCAATAG
- a CDS encoding cytochrome c, producing the protein MDNQIIKPENLIQQCALLALAILLAVLLGIFGINMVQASDPYVKSVLALSGDPIQGHAIFQINCAGCHGLEADGRVGPSLQGVSKHKSKYGLIHQVISGKTPPMPKFQPNAQVMADLLSYLETL; encoded by the coding sequence TTGGATAACCAGATTATTAAACCTGAAAACCTGATTCAGCAGTGCGCTTTACTGGCTCTAGCGATACTGCTAGCAGTCTTATTGGGCATTTTTGGTATAAATATGGTTCAAGCCTCTGACCCATACGTCAAAAGTGTTTTAGCATTGTCAGGAGACCCCATACAAGGACACGCTATTTTTCAAATCAATTGTGCTGGCTGTCATGGTTTAGAAGCTGATGGGCGAGTCGGCCCCAGTTTACAAGGTGTTTCTAAACACAAATCCAAGTATGGATTAATTCATCAAGTCATTAGCGGTAAAACACCGCCAATGCCTAAATTCCAGCCTAATGCTCAAGTAATGGCAGACCTCTTGAGTTACTTAGAAACTTTATAA
- the petG gene encoding cytochrome b6-f complex subunit V, translated as MVEPLLSGIVLGLITVTLAGLFYAAYKQYKRPNELGG; from the coding sequence GTGGTTGAACCCCTGCTGTCAGGTATTGTTCTTGGTTTGATTACAGTTACCCTCGCTGGGTTATTTTACGCTGCCTACAAGCAATACAAACGCCCCAATGAGTTGGGTGGTTAA
- a CDS encoding acyltransferase family protein — protein MRLTSLDVFRGITIAGMILVNMAGVADDVYPPLTHADWHGCTPTDLVFPFFLFIVGVAMTFSLSKYTQNQAGGRGAGSKGEVATEDNNPTSPLPPAPCPPASLYWRIFRRAAILFILGLFLNGFWNQGVWTFDFSSLRIMGVLQRISLSYLLASLIVLKLPPKGQWIIAATLLIAYWLGMMYIPVPEYGAGVLTREGNLGAYIDRLLIPKAHLYKGDGFNFMGDPEGLFSTIPAIVSVLAGYFTGEWIRKQAVQTRTSIGLALFGIGCLIIGWAWGWVFPINKKLWTSSYVVFTSGWALLLLAACYELIEVRLIRRWSKPFEIMGLNAIALFVASVLLIKILVRTKIGTGETAISTYNWIYQNIFASWAGTFNGSLLFALVTVILWWAVAVFMYRQRWFLKV, from the coding sequence ATGCGCCTGACCTCACTTGATGTTTTTCGTGGTATTACCATAGCGGGGATGATTCTCGTTAATATGGCGGGAGTTGCTGATGATGTCTATCCTCCCCTAACTCATGCTGATTGGCATGGTTGCACGCCGACTGATTTAGTATTTCCCTTCTTTCTCTTTATCGTCGGTGTGGCGATGACTTTTTCCCTATCTAAATACACCCAAAATCAGGCAGGGGGGCGGGGTGCAGGGAGCAAGGGCGAAGTTGCAACCGAGGATAACAATCCAACTTCCCCCCTGCCCCCTGCCCCCTGCCCCCCTGCCTCCCTTTACTGGCGAATATTTCGCCGCGCCGCAATTTTGTTTATTCTAGGCTTGTTTCTCAATGGCTTTTGGAATCAAGGCGTTTGGACTTTTGATTTTAGTAGCCTTCGCATTATGGGAGTGTTGCAGCGTATTAGCCTCAGTTATCTGCTAGCTTCTCTAATAGTCCTCAAATTACCACCCAAAGGTCAATGGATAATTGCAGCTACCTTACTCATCGCCTATTGGTTGGGAATGATGTATATTCCCGTACCCGAATATGGGGCGGGGGTATTAACTAGAGAAGGCAACTTGGGAGCTTATATTGACCGATTGCTTATTCCCAAAGCCCATTTATACAAAGGTGATGGCTTCAACTTCATGGGAGATCCTGAAGGACTCTTCAGCACAATACCCGCCATAGTGAGTGTTTTGGCTGGTTACTTTACTGGCGAATGGATACGTAAGCAAGCAGTACAAACACGTACTAGCATAGGGTTAGCCTTATTTGGCATTGGTTGTTTAATTATTGGTTGGGCGTGGGGTTGGGTATTCCCGATTAATAAAAAACTGTGGACTAGTTCCTATGTTGTTTTTACTAGTGGTTGGGCGTTACTGTTACTCGCAGCTTGTTATGAACTCATTGAAGTGAGACTGATACGACGCTGGAGTAAACCTTTTGAAATTATGGGACTAAATGCGATCGCCCTTTTTGTCGCCTCAGTATTACTCATCAAAATCCTAGTGAGAACCAAAATCGGTACAGGCGAAACCGCCATCAGCACCTATAACTGGATATATCAAAATATCTTTGCATCCTGGGCAGGAACTTTCAATGGTTCACTATTATTTGCCTTAGTCACCGTTATATTATGGTGGGCTGTCGCCGTTTTCATGTATCGCCAACGCTGGTTTCTGAAGGTTTAA
- a CDS encoding serine/threonine-protein kinase gives MLQVEQILHDRYQVLKQLGNNGIRQTWLAKDLQAHDTENSQVVVKLLAFGGSVQWDDLKLFEREAQVLKQLNHPYIPQYIDYFCVDDRNLWFGLVQEYIPGESLKEKLAAGKRFTEKQAKKIAAEVLKILTYLHELNPGVLHRDIKPSNLILGDDKHIYLVDFGAVQDKAAKEGVTFTVVGTYGYAPMEQYGGRAVPASDLYALGATLIHLLTGVSPAELPQEDLRIKFSNRVSLSPGLIRWLEKLTEPAPEKRFNNASQALDTLKHGLKEEYPHLEVKSSNLIRLPSKMFINNSGCGIINTLEPVPEEIQGWNWGAFLLPWFWLWSNQVWLGLLCFTPYIGWVMTISLGAKGNEWAWKSRRWRSIEQFKAHQRGWAIAGVLIGAPISMMLWVLAFYTLKEIFD, from the coding sequence ATGCTGCAAGTAGAACAAATATTGCATGACCGTTATCAAGTTCTGAAACAATTAGGTAACAATGGTATTCGTCAAACTTGGTTAGCAAAAGATTTACAAGCTCATGATACAGAAAATTCGCAGGTTGTAGTCAAGCTTTTGGCTTTTGGTGGTAGTGTACAGTGGGATGATTTGAAACTATTTGAACGGGAAGCCCAGGTTCTCAAGCAGTTAAATCACCCTTATATTCCACAATACATTGACTATTTTTGTGTAGATGACCGCAATCTCTGGTTTGGCTTAGTTCAAGAATATATTCCTGGTGAATCCCTCAAAGAAAAACTCGCTGCTGGCAAAAGATTTACTGAAAAACAAGCTAAGAAAATTGCGGCTGAGGTTCTCAAAATTCTCACTTATTTACATGAGTTAAACCCTGGGGTTCTACACCGAGATATTAAGCCCAGTAATTTAATTTTGGGTGATGACAAACATATTTATTTAGTTGATTTTGGTGCTGTTCAAGATAAAGCTGCAAAAGAAGGTGTGACGTTTACTGTTGTCGGTACTTACGGTTATGCACCAATGGAACAATATGGTGGTCGTGCTGTTCCGGCTTCAGATTTATATGCACTGGGAGCTACTTTAATTCATCTTTTAACTGGTGTTTCTCCTGCGGAATTACCCCAAGAAGATTTGCGAATAAAATTTAGTAATAGAGTTAGTTTGAGTCCTGGTTTGATCAGATGGCTGGAAAAATTAACAGAACCAGCACCAGAAAAACGGTTTAATAATGCAAGTCAAGCTTTGGATACACTCAAACATGGTTTAAAGGAAGAATATCCTCATTTAGAAGTGAAATCTTCTAACCTGATCCGTCTACCATCTAAAATGTTTATCAATAATTCTGGTTGTGGAATTATTAACACGTTAGAACCAGTTCCAGAGGAAATTCAAGGCTGGAATTGGGGGGCTTTTTTATTACCTTGGTTTTGGTTATGGAGTAACCAAGTGTGGCTGGGACTATTATGTTTTACACCCTATATTGGTTGGGTAATGACAATCTCACTCGGCGCAAAAGGTAATGAATGGGCGTGGAAAAGTAGAAGGTGGCGGAGTATTGAACAATTTAAAGCCCATCAAAGAGGTTGGGCGATCGCTGGTGTTTTAATCGGCGCACCCATTAGTATGATGTTATGGGTGCTTGCATTTTATACACTCAAAGAAATCTTTGATTAA
- a CDS encoding NAD(P)/FAD-dependent oxidoreductase, translating to MTDIIVIGSGIGGLSCAALLARYGLEVTVFESHSIPGGAAHAFERQGFKFDSGPSLYSGLSYSPSVNPLRQVLDAIGVDLPCVNYDTWGCRLPEGDFDTAVGGEQFCEVLAKLRGQNAVQEWRYLQKVMMPLAQAAIALPPAALRLDMGAALTVGRFAPSLAQHAANVIKLTGSFDRIMRGVVSDPFIQNWLNLLCFLLSGLPASGTNAAEVAFMFADWYKPGVKLDYPVGGSGALVDALVQGLEKHGGKLILGSHVEEILVEGKRAIGVKLRNGEEVRSRRAVISNAAVWDTLKLVPAAALPAKFRNQRQGIPECDSFMHLHLGIDAQNLPADLACHHIVVNDWELGITAPQNVILVSIPSILDPSLAPPEKHVIHVYTPGNEPYAIWQGMDRRSQEYEQKKRSRAEVMWQALERIIPDIRSRCEISLVGTPLTHERFLRRHRGTYGPAISAAVGLFPGHSTPLSGLMCCGDSTFPGIGLPAVAASGMIVANSFVPVSQHLAMLRDVGLG from the coding sequence ATGACTGACATCATCGTAATTGGTAGTGGTATTGGTGGTCTGAGTTGTGCGGCTCTTTTGGCTCGTTATGGGTTAGAGGTGACGGTTTTTGAAAGTCACTCTATACCCGGTGGGGCGGCGCACGCTTTTGAACGTCAAGGATTTAAGTTTGATAGTGGGCCTTCTCTCTATTCTGGGTTGTCTTATAGTCCTTCTGTTAACCCTCTACGACAAGTGCTAGATGCTATTGGGGTTGATTTACCTTGTGTTAATTACGATACTTGGGGCTGTCGTCTGCCAGAGGGTGATTTTGACACCGCCGTGGGAGGTGAGCAATTTTGTGAGGTTTTAGCTAAATTGCGGGGACAGAATGCTGTTCAGGAATGGCGATATTTACAAAAGGTGATGATGCCACTCGCCCAAGCTGCGATCGCTCTCCCTCCAGCTGCTTTACGCTTAGATATGGGTGCAGCTTTGACTGTGGGCAGGTTTGCGCCATCTCTAGCTCAACACGCCGCTAATGTGATTAAATTAACTGGGTCTTTTGACCGGATTATGCGGGGTGTGGTTAGTGACCCGTTTATTCAAAATTGGCTAAATTTACTGTGTTTTCTCCTCTCTGGACTTCCGGCATCGGGAACTAACGCCGCCGAAGTAGCATTTATGTTTGCTGATTGGTATAAGCCAGGAGTTAAGTTAGATTATCCTGTCGGTGGTAGTGGTGCTTTAGTGGATGCTTTGGTGCAGGGACTAGAAAAACACGGAGGGAAGTTAATTTTAGGTTCTCATGTTGAGGAAATCTTGGTCGAAGGTAAACGCGCCATTGGTGTGAAACTCCGCAATGGTGAAGAAGTGCGATCGCGGCGGGCTGTGATTTCTAATGCTGCGGTTTGGGATACACTGAAGTTAGTACCAGCAGCCGCACTACCAGCAAAATTCCGTAACCAACGCCAAGGCATACCTGAATGCGATAGTTTCATGCACCTGCACTTAGGTATTGATGCTCAAAATTTACCAGCAGATTTAGCTTGTCATCATATAGTAGTCAACGACTGGGAATTGGGAATTACAGCACCGCAAAACGTTATTTTAGTATCAATTCCCTCAATTCTCGACCCATCCTTAGCACCCCCAGAGAAACACGTAATTCACGTTTACACCCCAGGGAATGAACCCTACGCAATTTGGCAAGGGATGGACAGAAGAAGTCAAGAATATGAACAGAAAAAGCGATCGCGTGCGGAAGTCATGTGGCAAGCTTTAGAAAGAATCATTCCTGATATTCGTTCCCGTTGCGAAATCTCATTGGTAGGTACACCCCTCACCCACGAAAGATTTTTACGTCGCCATCGCGGCACTTACGGCCCCGCCATCTCCGCCGCCGTCGGGTTATTTCCCGGCCACAGCACACCCCTATCAGGCTTAATGTGCTGTGGCGACTCCACCTTTCCCGGCATCGGTTTACCAGCCGTCGCCGCCAGTGGCATGATTGTTGCTAATAGTTTTGTACCAGTGAGTCAGCATTTGGCTATGCTTAGGGATGTTGGTTTGGGTTGA
- the hisH gene encoding imidazole glycerol phosphate synthase subunit HisH, protein MPVIAVIDYDMGNLHSVCKGLEKAGASPKITDSPKELAKADAVVLPGVGAFDPAVQHIRQRDLEQPIKDIIASGKPFLGICLGLQILFESSAEGTQPGLGIVRGKVKRFVHEPGITIPHMGWNQLQLTQPKSILWEHLPPQPWVYFVHSYYVDPVEAQIRAATVTHGTQTITAAIAHENLMAVQFHPEKSSNIGLQILSNFVSQVREKIAA, encoded by the coding sequence ATGCCAGTGATTGCGGTTATAGACTACGACATGGGCAACTTGCATTCTGTTTGCAAGGGATTAGAAAAAGCTGGTGCATCTCCCAAAATAACTGATTCTCCCAAGGAATTAGCTAAAGCTGATGCGGTTGTTTTACCTGGGGTGGGAGCATTTGATCCCGCAGTCCAACATATTCGCCAACGCGATTTAGAGCAGCCGATCAAAGATATAATCGCATCTGGCAAACCCTTCTTAGGCATCTGTTTAGGACTACAAATTCTGTTTGAATCCAGTGCGGAAGGAACTCAACCAGGACTCGGAATTGTGCGAGGAAAAGTGAAGCGGTTTGTCCATGAACCTGGCATAACAATTCCCCACATGGGTTGGAATCAGCTGCAATTAACTCAACCAAAAAGTATTTTGTGGGAGCATTTACCCCCACAACCTTGGGTATATTTTGTGCATTCTTACTATGTTGACCCCGTTGAAGCACAAATTCGCGCTGCAACTGTTACCCACGGTACGCAAACTATTACAGCTGCTATTGCCCATGAAAACCTGATGGCAGTACAATTTCACCCAGAAAAATCATCTAACATTGGCTTGCAAATCTTGTCTAATTTTGTTTCCCAAGTACGGGAAAAAATTGCTGCTTAA
- the msrA gene encoding peptide-methionine (S)-S-oxide reductase MsrA produces the protein MGLFGFGKKLAMPSPEQALPGRTQTMPVPAQHYVNNHPLKPPFPEGMETALFGLGCFWGAERKFWQKEGVYSTAVGYAAGYTPNPTYKEVCSGLTGHNEVVFVVFDPKVISYAELLKVFWESHDPTQGMRQGNDVGTQYRSGIYVYSEEQKKLAEASRDAYQEALNRAGYGKITTEILDAPEFYYAEDYHQQYLAKNPNGYCGLGGTNVACPVGLIESNVNG, from the coding sequence ATGGGACTTTTTGGATTCGGCAAAAAGCTGGCAATGCCTTCTCCTGAACAGGCTTTACCAGGCAGAACACAAACTATGCCTGTACCTGCACAGCACTACGTGAATAATCACCCCCTCAAACCACCTTTTCCTGAAGGTATGGAAACAGCATTGTTTGGTTTGGGTTGTTTTTGGGGCGCAGAACGGAAGTTTTGGCAAAAAGAGGGAGTTTACAGCACTGCGGTAGGTTACGCGGCTGGTTACACACCCAATCCCACTTATAAGGAAGTGTGTTCTGGTTTGACTGGACACAATGAAGTTGTGTTTGTGGTCTTTGACCCCAAAGTGATTAGTTACGCTGAATTACTGAAAGTCTTTTGGGAAAGCCATGACCCCACCCAAGGAATGCGTCAAGGTAATGACGTAGGTACTCAATACCGTTCGGGAATTTATGTTTATTCCGAGGAACAAAAAAAACTAGCTGAAGCTTCACGGGATGCTTATCAAGAAGCCCTTAACCGTGCGGGATACGGGAAAATTACTACAGAAATTCTGGATGCTCCTGAATTTTACTATGCCGAAGATTATCATCAGCAGTATTTAGCGAAAAACCCCAATGGTTATTGTGGTTTAGGTGGGACAAATGTAGCTTGTCCTGTAGGTTTGATTGAATCAAACGTGAACGGGTAA
- a CDS encoding NAD(P)/FAD-dependent oxidoreductase, whose product MTDILVIGAGMAGLICAQQLSKTGYSVLVVDKSRGVGGRLATRRLYETRADHGACYLKPQGELFRDLINLLCDRHILEVWTDTVYEFTTHTGLSTPQNRSPRYVAPLGMSAIAKFLAQDLNILLNQRAIGLHLTPENHWRVTLESSNEELTAKALVIAIPAPQALTLLTPLAGRDLNPALLENLNSVEYYPCISVMSGYPTTSQLPDWKAVTFVDNEILGWIGLDSSKRHQAPQPVFVVQSNASFAQLHLDSPDLQPTGQQMLECAAKVFNLPWLNSPEWMQVHRWRYAFPRSPWPEKVLAFDTTAPLVCCGDWCGGNLVEGAMLSGLAASEKINQHLDQLIPANVNFFKDFV is encoded by the coding sequence ATGACTGATATTTTAGTAATCGGCGCAGGTATGGCAGGATTAATCTGCGCCCAGCAATTAAGTAAAACGGGTTATTCGGTGCTGGTGGTGGATAAATCCCGTGGTGTGGGAGGAAGACTAGCTACGCGGCGGTTGTATGAAACAAGGGCTGATCACGGTGCTTGTTACCTGAAACCGCAAGGGGAATTATTCAGGGATTTGATAAATTTATTGTGCGATCGCCATATCTTAGAAGTATGGACAGATACAGTCTACGAATTCACCACACATACTGGTTTATCTACACCCCAAAATCGTAGTCCTCGTTATGTTGCACCTTTGGGGATGAGTGCGATCGCTAAATTTCTAGCCCAAGACTTAAATATTTTACTCAATCAGCGTGCGATCGGTCTTCACCTGACACCGGAAAACCATTGGCGCGTCACATTGGAATCTAGTAATGAGGAACTAACCGCTAAAGCTTTAGTCATCGCTATTCCCGCACCCCAAGCTTTAACCCTACTGACTCCATTGGCGGGGAGGGATTTAAATCCAGCATTGCTAGAGAATTTAAATTCCGTCGAATATTATCCTTGTATTAGCGTCATGAGTGGCTATCCCACTACATCACAACTACCAGATTGGAAAGCTGTTACTTTTGTTGACAATGAAATCTTGGGTTGGATTGGTTTAGATAGCAGCAAACGTCATCAAGCACCACAACCTGTATTTGTAGTTCAAAGTAATGCTAGTTTTGCTCAACTGCATCTCGATTCACCAGATTTACAACCCACTGGACAACAAATGTTAGAGTGTGCAGCCAAAGTTTTCAACCTACCCTGGCTAAACTCTCCTGAATGGATGCAAGTACATCGTTGGCGTTATGCCTTTCCTCGCAGTCCTTGGCCAGAAAAAGTTTTAGCATTTGACACGACTGCACCTTTAGTTTGCTGTGGAGATTGGTGCGGTGGCAATTTAGTAGAAGGTGCAATGCTTTCTGGACTAGCTGCATCTGAAAAAATTAACCAACATTTAGACCAATTAATCCCAGCAAATGTAAACTTTTTCAAAGATTTCGTCTAA
- a CDS encoding peptidase C15, protein MKKRILLTSFDTWLENQPSNSSDDLLLEVMKLDSLPYDLNFLRLLPVDVELASVRVVAKIEEYQPDYVVCCGMAASRQKLSVELGASRGETFLQTTIDVKQLVSGAKATDISDDCGKFVCEGLYYSVLDYLGQKNSTAHCIFVHVPVLNQENLIEVLTDFLLIINNLALL, encoded by the coding sequence ATGAAGAAAAGAATACTATTAACTTCTTTTGACACTTGGCTGGAAAATCAACCGTCAAATTCTTCGGATGATTTATTACTTGAAGTCATGAAACTCGACTCACTCCCCTATGATTTAAATTTTTTGCGCCTGTTACCTGTTGATGTCGAGCTAGCTAGTGTTCGGGTGGTGGCAAAAATAGAGGAATACCAACCTGATTATGTAGTCTGTTGTGGCATGGCCGCTAGTAGGCAAAAATTAAGTGTAGAACTGGGTGCAAGCCGTGGAGAAACTTTTTTACAGACAACAATTGATGTTAAACAATTAGTCTCAGGAGCAAAGGCGACTGATATTAGTGACGACTGCGGTAAATTTGTTTGCGAAGGTCTTTATTATTCTGTACTGGACTACTTAGGGCAAAAGAATTCGACAGCACATTGTATATTTGTTCATGTCCCAGTTTTAAACCAAGAAAATTTGATAGAGGTTTTGACAGATTTCTTATTAATTATTAACAATTTGGCACTTTTATAA